The Chitinophaga caeni genome segment TCTCGGGGGATCCCCTTTGTTCCCATTTATTTGTTGCCCCGGGCAACCCGGGAATCGCTCAATGTGGAACTTGCGTGAACATCGGTGTCAACGATTTTGAAGCTATCAAGTCATTTGCAATAGAAAATGGGATCGAGATGGTCGTAGTAGGACCGGAAGATCCCTTGGTAAACGGAATTTTTGACTTTTTTGCCAATGATCCTGCTTTACAACACATCCCGGTGATCGGCCCTTCTAAAGAAGGCGCCCAGTTGGAAGGCAGCAAGGCATTCGCGAAGCAATTCATGATGCGCCACAGGGTACCGACAGCTTCATATAAAGAATTTAGTGCTGATAATTACGAGGAGGGCATAGCATACCTTGCACAGCATACCCTGCCGATCGTATTGAAAGCGGATGGCTTGGCCGCCGGTAAAGGTGTCGTTATTGCCGAAAGCCGCGAACATGCGCAGGAAGAATTTGCTCAAATGATTAAAGATGCTAAATTTGGCGACGCTAGTAAAAAGGTGGTGGTTGAGCAATTCTTATCCGGTATCGAATTGTCGGTTTTCGTACTAACTGATGGGCAATCCTACAAGATATTACCAACTGCAAAAGATTATAAAAGGATCGGCTTGGGTGATACCGGCCTCAATACCGGTGGAATGGGCGCCATTTCTCCCGTACCATTTGCTGACGCCGAGTTCATGAAGAAAGTCGAAGATCGGGTTATTAGGCCTACCGTTGAGGGTTTACATAAAGAGCAGATTAACTATAAAGGATTTATATTCATCGGTTTGATTAAAGTGGAAGGAGAACCTTACGTGATTGAATACAACTGTAGGATGGGCGATCCCGAAACCGAGGTCGTAATGCCGAGATTGAAGAATAATTTATTAAGTTTGTTGAAAGCAGTTGCTGATGGTACATTAGCCCAAGAAGAAATACAGGAAGACGAAAGAGCTGCTGCTACCGTAGTGATCGTATCCGGGGGATACCCCGGGGATTATGAAAAAGGAAAAGTGATTACCAACATCCCCGGCAACAATCCTGCGCAAATTATATTCCACGCCGGAACGAAATCAGACGGGCAAAATATTTTAACCAACGGGGGAAGGGTGATTGCCGTAACATCTTTGGCAAGCGATTTGCAGGAGGCATTGCGCCTTTCAAAACAAACAGCGGCAAGTATCACCTTCGAAGGAAAATATTTTAGGGAGGACATCGGTTTCGAATTTGTGCCAACTAAATCTTAAGCCGTTGCCACCTGTTGTTATGTTGAGAAAATGCGACGCTGAAAAACCGGTCAACAACAAACTGGACACTGTAACTGTTACTTGACGATGCCAAACAATTTATGTAACAACAGTTCGTTAAGCAATTTTAATACGTTTGTTTTGTACGCTAGTAAAATATTCGTTTTACATCCAGGTTTTACATCGTATATTCGTTAGAATTATTCAATTTTGCAATCAAATATTTATATTGACCGTATCAAACAATGGGCTTCTTTAATTTTTTAACACAAGATATCGCGATAGACTTGGGTACTGCCAATACCCTGATCATTCATAATGACCAGGTGGTTGTTGACGAACCATCCATCGTTGCCATCGAACGTGCCAGTGGTAAAATTGTAGCTGTAGGAAAAAAGGCTATGATGATGCACGAGAAAACACACGAGTATTTGCGTACCATCCGTCCCTTGAAAGATGGCGTTATCGCTGACTTTAACGCTGCCGAAGGGATGTTGAGAGAGCTGATCAAAATGGTTTATCCTAAAAAACCGCTCTTCGCTCCAAGTTGGCGCATGGTTATCTGTATTCCTTCCAGCATTACCGAGGTGGAAAAACGCGCGGTAAAAGACTCTGCCGAACAGGCGGGCGCTAAAGAAGTACACCTGATCCATGAACCGATGGCGGCTGCCCTGGGTATCGGTATCGATGTGGAAGAACCCGTTGGTAACATGATTATCGATATCGGTGGCGGTACTACCGGTATCTCGGTAATCGCCCTGGCAGGTATCGTGTGTGACCAAAGTATCCGTGTAGCAGGTGATGAGTTTACCGCCGATATCATGGAGGCCCTACGCCGTTACCATAGCTTGTTGATCGGTGAAAGAACCGCGGAACAAATTAAAATTCAAATAGGTTCCGCCCTGAAGGAACTGGATAGTCCGCCGGAAGATATCGCCGTAAATGGTCGTGACCTTGTGACGGGTATCCCTAAGCAGATCATGGTATCTTACCAGGAGATTGCGGAAGCGTTGGATAAATCCATCTTCAAGATAGAAGAAGCCATCTTGAAAGCCTTGGAAACCACGCCGCCGGAACTAGCCTCGGATATTTACCGACGCGGTCTGTACTTGACAGGTGGTGGCGCCTTGTTGAGAGGTTTGGATAAACGCCTTTCCCAGAAGATCAAGCTGCCCGTTCATGTTGCCGATGACCCCTTACGTGCAGTAGTGCGTGGTACGGGGATTGCTTTGAAACATATCGGCAAGTATCCATTTTTGATGCAATAACAAACTCTATTATAATCTTACCCCCGGTACTGCCGGGGGTAAGCCAGTAAACCGAATCCATTCAAGGTGCGTAATCTCATCATTTTCTTAAGGCGGTATTTCAATTTTTTCTTATTCCTACTGCTGGAAGTGATTTGTGTTATCCTCATATTAAATAATAACAACTTCCAACGCGCTGCTTACCTCAATTCAGCCAATGCCCTCAGCGGGAAATTATACACCCAGTACAACGATATCCAGTATTATTTTCATCTGAAAGCCACTAACGATAGCTTGGTAGCTGAAAATGCACGCTTGCATAATATGCTGAATACCAGTTTCGATCATATCGATTCTACTGATATACTCAAGAAGGATACGCTGAGGATGTATAGCCAGGATTCTACGCGTACATTGGTTTCTACATTACCCCGGAAGTATATGTACCGCGAAGCTAAAGTGATTCGCAGCAGCGTTAACCGTGAAATCAATTATATCACGATTCATAGGGGATCTAACCAGGGTATCCGCCCGAATATGGGGGTTGTAGGCCCTGATGGTGTAGTGGGTATGGTAAGAAGCGTGAGCGATAATTATGCCGTGATCCTGTCTTTTTTGTCAAAATTGAAATCGCAAAGGGCTTTCGGTATTAGCGCAAGGTTGAAAAATGGTAATGAAACCGGTACGGTTTATTGGGATGCGCGGGACATCGAGGAGGGCATCATGGAAGATATCCCTAAGAGCGCCAAGCTGAGGAAAGGAGATACGATCGTTACCAGCGGTTACGGGTTGTTTCCGGAAGGCATATTGGTTGGAATGGTAGATACGTTTTACCTGGCAGACCAGTCCCGGACTTCACTGAGTGTAGAGATCAAGTATGCGACCAATTTCTCTAACCTGCAATATGTTTATGTAATTGAAAACTTGCTGGAGGCGGAACAAAAGCAATTAGAAGATTCAACTAAGGCATTGATCAAATAAAAAGATGAGCATCCTTTTAAAAAATATTATCCGTTTTATCCTGCTCATATTGGTGCAGGTATTCGTATTAAACATGATACGGATACACCAGTTGGTACCACCTTATATATACATGCTGTTTATCTTGTTGTTGCCCTTGAACACCCCGAGGCCAGCTCTACAATTGTTAGGATTGCTATTGGGCCTTACCCTCGATATGTTTATGGATACCCCGGGCGTCCATGCCGCCGCTTGTGTAGTGATCGCGTATCTAAGGCCATTCATCATAAATATCCTTTCACCGCAAGGAGGTTACGATGTAAACATGAAAACACCTTCTATCACGACAATGGGTCTTAGCCAATTCGCCATTTATGCATCCGTGCTGGTATTAATACACAATATTGTTTATTTTAGTATTTCTATATTCGGCCTGAAAGATCCTTTATACCTATTGATGAAAATATTGTTTTCTACCGCTGTAAGTCTATTCTTGGTATTAATCTACGAATTGCTGTTTTTTGAAAGAAAGTAACATTCGATACAATAGGATCATTGCCCTGGATAACTAAAGCCAACTTATTTATATAAATTCGTAAATAACCTGCTTTTAGCACATGTCCGTAAACAATCAGTCCAGGAAGAGAGTGATCCAGTTTATTATCATTGCCATGATGTCGCTTATCGTGGCTAGATTGTTTTACCTACAGATCATCGATAAACGTTATTCCAAGTTAGCCGATGCTAATGCCGTGCTGAAAAAGATCGTTTACCCCAGCCGCGGGCTCATTTTCGACCGCAAGGGGAAAAGTATCTTACGCAACGATGCTATGTACGATCTCATGGTAACACCTTCCAGTGTTAAAGGGATCGACACGAGCTACCTCTGCGAAATATTAGAAATAGATAGAGAAGAGTTTAGAAAGAGAATTGTAAACGCCATCGTGCGAAACGGCAGGGTGCGCCAAAGTGTATTTGCACCTCTTTTACCGCCGGAAATGTACGGACGCTTGCAAGAAAGTATGTATAACTTTCAACCGGGATTTGAATTGGTCTTGAGGCCGGTGAGATCGTATCCTTACGGCACGGCCGCCAACATCCTGGGATATATCGGGGAAATTTCCCCGTCCATGTTAAAAGATTCTGCCTATTCTTCCTATCAAAGTGGTGATTACATCGGGCTTACCGGTTTGGAAAAAACGTATGAGCCAATACTGATGGGACAGCGCGGTATTCAATACCTGGTGAAAGATAACATGAACAGACCGCAAGGCCCCTTG includes the following:
- the purD gene encoding phosphoribosylamine--glycine ligase → MKVLLLGSGGREHALALKISGDPLCSHLFVAPGNPGIAQCGTCVNIGVNDFEAIKSFAIENGIEMVVVGPEDPLVNGIFDFFANDPALQHIPVIGPSKEGAQLEGSKAFAKQFMMRHRVPTASYKEFSADNYEEGIAYLAQHTLPIVLKADGLAAGKGVVIAESREHAQEEFAQMIKDAKFGDASKKVVVEQFLSGIELSVFVLTDGQSYKILPTAKDYKRIGLGDTGLNTGGMGAISPVPFADAEFMKKVEDRVIRPTVEGLHKEQINYKGFIFIGLIKVEGEPYVIEYNCRMGDPETEVVMPRLKNNLLSLLKAVADGTLAQEEIQEDERAAATVVIVSGGYPGDYEKGKVITNIPGNNPAQIIFHAGTKSDGQNILTNGGRVIAVTSLASDLQEALRLSKQTAASITFEGKYFREDIGFEFVPTKS
- a CDS encoding rod shape-determining protein MreD, which translates into the protein MSILLKNIIRFILLILVQVFVLNMIRIHQLVPPYIYMLFILLLPLNTPRPALQLLGLLLGLTLDMFMDTPGVHAAACVVIAYLRPFIINILSPQGGYDVNMKTPSITTMGLSQFAIYASVLVLIHNIVYFSISIFGLKDPLYLLMKILFSTAVSLFLVLIYELLFFERK
- the mreC gene encoding rod shape-determining protein MreC translates to MRNLIIFLRRYFNFFLFLLLEVICVILILNNNNFQRAAYLNSANALSGKLYTQYNDIQYYFHLKATNDSLVAENARLHNMLNTSFDHIDSTDILKKDTLRMYSQDSTRTLVSTLPRKYMYREAKVIRSSVNREINYITIHRGSNQGIRPNMGVVGPDGVVGMVRSVSDNYAVILSFLSKLKSQRAFGISARLKNGNETGTVYWDARDIEEGIMEDIPKSAKLRKGDTIVTSGYGLFPEGILVGMVDTFYLADQSRTSLSVEIKYATNFSNLQYVYVIENLLEAEQKQLEDSTKALIK
- a CDS encoding rod shape-determining protein produces the protein MGFFNFLTQDIAIDLGTANTLIIHNDQVVVDEPSIVAIERASGKIVAVGKKAMMMHEKTHEYLRTIRPLKDGVIADFNAAEGMLRELIKMVYPKKPLFAPSWRMVICIPSSITEVEKRAVKDSAEQAGAKEVHLIHEPMAAALGIGIDVEEPVGNMIIDIGGGTTGISVIALAGIVCDQSIRVAGDEFTADIMEALRRYHSLLIGERTAEQIKIQIGSALKELDSPPEDIAVNGRDLVTGIPKQIMVSYQEIAEALDKSIFKIEEAILKALETTPPELASDIYRRGLYLTGGGALLRGLDKRLSQKIKLPVHVADDPLRAVVRGTGIALKHIGKYPFLMQ